A single Paraburkholderia sp. FT54 DNA region contains:
- a CDS encoding ABC transporter substrate-binding protein, whose amino-acid sequence MKLLKPLLALACAFASLAASSAASAADTSTLRFGLEAQYPPFESKGPNGELQGLDIDVGNAVCVAAKMTCKWVETSFDGLIPALQGRKFDAINSAMNATEQRRQAVDFTTVVYRVPTQLIARRDSGLLPTPASLKGKRVGVLQASIQETFAKTHWESAGVTVVPYQDQNQVYTDLVAGRLDATLVLAPAGQTGFLSKPSGSGYAFVGEPVRDDKILGSGIAYGIRKGDTALRERLNAAIAKVQADGTVKTLAAKYLGNIDVTAK is encoded by the coding sequence ATGAAATTGCTCAAGCCTCTTTTGGCGCTGGCCTGTGCATTCGCGTCGCTCGCGGCGTCGTCTGCCGCGAGCGCTGCCGATACCTCGACGTTGCGTTTCGGCCTCGAAGCGCAATATCCGCCGTTTGAATCGAAAGGCCCGAACGGTGAGTTGCAGGGGCTGGATATCGACGTCGGCAATGCTGTTTGCGTCGCCGCGAAGATGACGTGCAAATGGGTCGAGACTTCGTTCGATGGGCTGATTCCCGCGCTGCAGGGCCGCAAGTTCGACGCGATCAATTCGGCGATGAACGCGACTGAACAACGCCGTCAGGCGGTCGATTTCACCACCGTCGTGTATCGCGTGCCGACACAGTTGATCGCCAGGCGCGACAGCGGACTGCTGCCGACGCCGGCCTCGCTGAAGGGCAAGCGCGTAGGTGTGTTGCAGGCGTCGATTCAGGAAACCTTCGCGAAGACGCATTGGGAATCGGCGGGCGTGACCGTCGTACCGTATCAGGACCAGAACCAGGTTTATACGGATCTCGTGGCGGGGCGATTGGACGCGACGCTCGTGCTGGCGCCCGCCGGACAGACAGGTTTTCTGTCGAAGCCGAGTGGCAGCGGTTACGCCTTCGTCGGTGAGCCCGTGCGCGACGACAAGATCCTCGGCAGCGGCATTGCATACGGGATTCGCAAGGGCGATACCGCGCTGCGTGAGCGCTTGAATGCGGCGATCGCGAAGGTGCAGGCCGACGGCACGGTGAAGACGCTGGCCGCGAAATATCTCGGCAACATCGACGTGACGGCGAAGTAA
- a CDS encoding pyridoxal phosphate-dependent aminotransferase encodes MQSATQARSKLPDVGTTIFTVIGQLAAQHDALNLSQGAPNFAPDAKLIDGVAQAMRAGHNQYAPMAGIAALREALADKVATLYGVRYDPASEVTVIASASEGLYSTISALVHPGDEVIYFEPSFDSYGPIVRLQGATPVAIKLSLSDFRVDWDEVAAAITPKTRMIIINTPHNPTATVFSEADVERLKAITRNTDIVILADEVYEHVVFDGAKHQSMACHSELAERSVIVSSFGKSYHVTGWRVGYCLAPAALMDEIRKVHQFMVFSADTPMQYAFVDALANRESYLGLSAFYQKKRDLLADSLRDSRFELLPSEGSFFMLARFRSFSEESDSDFVLRLIRDARVATIPLSAFYTDGTDSGLIRLSFSKDDATLIEGARRLCEI; translated from the coding sequence ATGCAGAGCGCCACGCAAGCCCGTTCGAAATTGCCTGACGTAGGCACGACGATATTTACCGTGATCGGTCAACTGGCTGCCCAGCACGACGCGCTGAATCTGTCGCAAGGCGCGCCGAATTTTGCGCCGGACGCCAAACTGATCGATGGCGTCGCTCAAGCCATGCGCGCCGGTCATAACCAGTACGCGCCGATGGCCGGCATCGCCGCCTTGCGCGAAGCGCTTGCCGACAAGGTCGCCACGCTGTACGGCGTGCGCTACGACCCGGCCAGCGAAGTAACCGTGATCGCGAGCGCAAGCGAAGGTCTGTATTCGACGATCAGCGCATTGGTGCATCCCGGCGATGAAGTGATCTACTTCGAGCCGTCGTTCGACAGCTATGGGCCGATTGTTCGCTTGCAAGGCGCCACGCCCGTTGCGATCAAGCTGTCCTTGAGCGACTTTCGCGTGGACTGGGACGAGGTCGCCGCCGCGATCACGCCGAAGACCCGCATGATCATCATCAACACGCCGCACAATCCGACCGCGACCGTGTTCAGCGAAGCCGATGTGGAGCGCCTGAAGGCCATTACGCGCAACACCGATATCGTGATCCTCGCCGACGAGGTGTATGAACACGTGGTGTTCGACGGCGCCAAACATCAGAGCATGGCTTGCCACTCCGAACTCGCGGAGCGCAGCGTGATCGTCTCGTCGTTCGGCAAGTCGTATCACGTGACCGGCTGGCGCGTGGGCTATTGCCTCGCGCCCGCCGCGTTGATGGATGAGATTCGCAAAGTCCATCAGTTCATGGTGTTTTCCGCCGATACACCGATGCAGTACGCGTTCGTCGATGCATTGGCCAATCGCGAAAGCTACCTCGGGTTGTCGGCGTTCTATCAGAAGAAGCGCGATCTGCTCGCGGATTCACTGCGCGATTCGCGCTTCGAGTTGTTGCCAAGCGAAGGTAGCTTCTTCATGCTCGCGCGTTTCCGTAGTTTCTCAGAGGAAAGCGACAGCGATTTCGTGCTGCGCCTGATTCGCGATGCGCGTGTTGCGACTATTCCGCTGTCGGCGTTCTATACCGATGGTACGGACTCCGGTTTGATCCGCCTGAGCTTCTCGAAGGACGATGCGACCTTGATCGAAGGCGCGCGTCGTCTGTGCGAGATCTGA